One Orrella dioscoreae genomic window carries:
- a CDS encoding methyl-accepting chemotaxis protein yields the protein MAAKTPPLAFFRNVSIRRMTLMAMIAISLLTAGLSTLNYYAQQRASIAFDASQSLRYESATLSKANDHITRARLHLNSQQEFLAASDTARADEEAGQVEMAFALAQEYFTVFKALSSSHDAGPVAAELDRAFQAMLNQGVAPLRARLAARDLAGYHQHNMGPVVELGAALSASVNAYDAYADVYAVQLSAEASRIRDNTIQAGFVMLALCLIFLVMADRYVVQYIRTPLETVRAHFQRIAGGDLTTRIDLFGRNCVGQLLPYLRDMQASLARTVGIVRQGVDEIHTSAREIADGNNDLSSRTEQQAASLEQTAASMEELAATVKQNADNARQASALADTASDVARRGGGAMEQAVATMHDISTGSHRIGEIVGVIDSIAFQTNILALNAAVEAARAGEQGKGFAVVASEVRSLAQRSAGAAREIKDLIGSSLETVSAGARQVEEAGRTMEELVASVGRVTAIIGEIATASGEQSAGIDQVSGAVTQMDSVTQQNAALVEQASAAAASLETQAEQLQHAVAVFRIGQRDVIDAPQAPAGALPGASRNESASRGDPNPLARRPLPQLV from the coding sequence ATGGCCGCCAAGACCCCCCCGCTCGCCTTCTTCCGCAACGTCTCGATCCGCCGCATGACCCTGATGGCGATGATCGCCATCAGCTTGCTCACGGCCGGCCTCTCCACGCTGAACTACTACGCCCAGCAACGGGCCAGCATCGCCTTCGATGCCAGCCAGTCGCTGCGCTATGAGTCGGCCACGCTCAGCAAGGCCAACGACCACATCACGCGCGCACGCCTGCACCTGAACAGCCAGCAGGAATTCCTGGCAGCCTCGGACACCGCACGCGCCGACGAAGAGGCGGGGCAGGTCGAGATGGCCTTCGCGCTCGCGCAGGAATACTTCACCGTCTTCAAGGCACTTTCCAGTTCGCACGACGCCGGCCCCGTGGCCGCCGAGCTCGACCGGGCCTTCCAGGCCATGCTGAACCAGGGCGTGGCGCCGCTGCGCGCGCGGCTCGCCGCGCGTGACCTGGCCGGCTATCACCAGCACAACATGGGCCCGGTGGTGGAACTGGGCGCGGCACTGTCCGCCTCGGTCAATGCCTATGACGCGTATGCCGACGTCTATGCCGTGCAACTGAGCGCGGAAGCCTCGCGCATCCGCGACAACACCATCCAGGCCGGCTTCGTCATGCTGGCGCTGTGCCTGATCTTCCTCGTCATGGCCGACCGCTATGTCGTGCAATACATCCGCACGCCGCTGGAGACCGTGCGCGCCCACTTCCAGCGCATCGCCGGCGGTGACCTCACCACCCGCATCGATCTCTTCGGCCGCAACTGCGTCGGCCAACTGCTGCCCTATCTGCGGGACATGCAGGCCAGCCTGGCCCGCACGGTTGGCATCGTGCGCCAGGGCGTGGACGAAATCCACACCAGCGCCCGCGAAATCGCCGACGGCAACAACGACCTGTCGTCGCGCACCGAGCAGCAGGCCGCCTCGCTGGAGCAGACCGCCGCCAGCATGGAAGAGCTGGCGGCCACGGTGAAGCAGAATGCCGACAACGCCCGCCAGGCCAGCGCGCTGGCCGACACGGCTTCCGACGTGGCCCGCCGCGGCGGTGGCGCCATGGAGCAGGCGGTGGCCACCATGCACGACATCTCCACCGGCTCGCACCGTATCGGCGAAATCGTCGGGGTGATCGACAGCATCGCCTTCCAGACCAACATCCTGGCGCTGAACGCCGCTGTCGAGGCTGCCCGCGCCGGCGAACAAGGCAAGGGGTTCGCCGTCGTGGCGTCGGAAGTCCGTTCGCTGGCCCAGCGCAGCGCCGGCGCCGCCCGCGAGATCAAGGACCTGATCGGCAGTTCGCTGGAGACCGTCAGCGCGGGCGCCCGCCAGGTCGAGGAAGCCGGCCGCACCATGGAGGAACTGGTCGCCTCGGTGGGCCGCGTCACCGCCATCATCGGCGAGATCGCCACCGCCTCCGGCGAGCAGTCGGCCGGCATCGACCAGGTCAGCGGCGCGGTCACGCAGATGGACTCGGTCACGCAGCAGAACGCCGCGCTGGTCGAACAGGCCTCGGCCGCCGCGGCCTCGCTGGAGACCCAGGCCGAGCAGCTGCAGCACGCGGTGGCCGTCTTCCGCATCGGCCAACGGGACGTCATCGACGCGCCGCAAGCGCCTGCCGGCGCCCTGCCCGGCGCCAGCCGCAACGAGAGCGCCTCGCGCGGCGATCCCAACCCGCTGGCCCGCCGTCCGCTGCCGCAACTGGTCTGA
- a CDS encoding ABC transporter substrate-binding protein, which translates to MTRPSPLLSRATAALLAAVTLTAIAPVAQAEGRIRLAQQFGIAYLILDVVKDHQLIEKHGKAAGLDIDVEWRQISGATAMNEALLANNLDVVSAGVPPALVLWDRTRGRQNVKAVAALGSLPNYLLSNNPAVKTLEDFSDKDRIAVPAAGVGFQSRTLQIETARRYGKENFNRFDAISVSLPHPDATAALISGGLEVNAHFSSAPFYYQALAGNPAVHKVLSSYDILGGPATFNVLYSTQAFHDGNPKTYKAFYDALHEAAAWIRQNKAQAAEVFIRQQKSRLSPELVRQIIEDPENDFTIVPQQTLVYATELHKLGVLKHQAASWKEYFFDAAHALPGS; encoded by the coding sequence ATGACCCGACCCTCCCCCCTGCTTTCACGCGCTACCGCCGCGCTCCTGGCCGCCGTGACACTCACGGCCATCGCTCCCGTCGCCCAAGCCGAAGGCCGCATCCGGCTGGCCCAGCAATTCGGCATCGCCTACCTGATCCTGGACGTGGTCAAGGACCACCAGCTGATCGAGAAACATGGCAAGGCCGCCGGCCTGGACATCGACGTGGAGTGGCGGCAGATCTCCGGCGCCACCGCCATGAACGAAGCGCTGCTGGCGAACAACCTGGACGTGGTGTCGGCGGGCGTGCCGCCCGCGCTGGTGCTGTGGGACCGCACCCGCGGGCGCCAGAACGTGAAGGCCGTGGCGGCCCTGGGCTCGCTGCCCAATTACCTGCTCAGCAACAACCCCGCGGTGAAGACGCTGGAAGACTTCAGCGACAAGGACCGCATTGCCGTGCCGGCGGCAGGCGTCGGCTTCCAGTCGCGCACCCTGCAGATCGAAACCGCACGCCGCTACGGCAAGGAGAACTTCAACAGGTTCGACGCGATCTCGGTCAGCCTGCCCCACCCCGACGCCACCGCGGCGCTGATCTCGGGTGGCCTGGAGGTCAACGCGCACTTCTCCAGCGCGCCGTTCTATTACCAGGCGCTTGCCGGCAATCCCGCGGTGCACAAGGTGCTGAGCTCCTACGACATCCTGGGCGGCCCCGCGACGTTCAACGTGCTCTACAGCACCCAGGCCTTCCACGATGGCAATCCGAAGACCTACAAGGCCTTCTACGACGCGCTGCACGAGGCGGCTGCCTGGATCCGCCAGAACAAGGCGCAAGCCGCCGAGGTTTTCATCCGCCAGCAGAAATCCAGGCTGTCGCCGGAACTGGTACGCCAGATCATCGAAGACCCCGAGAACGATTTCACGATCGTGCCGCAACAGACCCTGGTGTACGCCACCGAGCTGCACAAGCTGGGCGTGCTGAAACACCAGGCGGCATCCTGGAAGGAGTATTTCTTCGACGCCGCGCACGCCCTGCCCGGCAGCTGA
- the pstB gene encoding phosphate ABC transporter ATP-binding protein PstB: MENTARAVDQAANKIEVKNLNFYYGKFHAIRNVNMSIRENRVTAFIGPSGCGKSTLLRTFNRMFELYPGQRAEGEILLDGENLLTTKTDISLIRAKVGMVFQKPTPFPMSIYDNIAFGVRLFEKLSKGEMDERVEWALTKAALWNEVKDKLHQSGNSLSGGQQQRLCIARGVAIKPQVLLLDEPCSALDPISTAKIEELIAELKSDYTVVIVTHNMQQAARCSDYTAYMYLGELMEFGETDQIFVKPARKETEDYITGRFG, from the coding sequence ATGGAAAATACTGCTCGTGCCGTCGATCAGGCCGCCAACAAGATCGAAGTCAAGAACCTGAACTTCTACTACGGCAAGTTTCACGCCATCCGCAACGTGAACATGTCGATCCGCGAAAACCGTGTCACGGCCTTCATCGGCCCGTCGGGTTGCGGCAAGTCGACGCTGCTGCGTACGTTCAACCGCATGTTCGAACTCTATCCCGGCCAGCGCGCCGAGGGCGAAATCCTGCTGGACGGCGAGAACCTGCTGACCACCAAGACCGATATTTCGCTGATCCGCGCCAAGGTCGGCATGGTGTTCCAGAAGCCCACGCCGTTCCCCATGAGCATCTATGACAACATCGCCTTCGGCGTGCGTCTGTTCGAGAAGCTCAGCAAGGGTGAAATGGATGAGCGCGTCGAATGGGCGCTCACCAAGGCCGCGCTGTGGAACGAAGTGAAGGACAAGTTGCACCAAAGCGGCAACAGCCTGTCGGGCGGCCAGCAACAGCGTCTGTGCATCGCGCGCGGGGTGGCCATCAAGCCGCAAGTGCTGCTGCTGGACGAGCCCTGCTCGGCGCTGGATCCGATCTCGACCGCCAAGATCGAGGAATTGATCGCCGAACTGAAGAGCGACTACACCGTGGTCATCGTGACCCACAACATGCAACAGGCCGCGCGTTGCTCGGACTACACCGCCTACATGTACCTGGGCGAGCTGATGGAGTTCGGTGAAACCGACCAGATCTTCGTGAAGCCTGCCCGCAAGGAAACCGAGGACTACATCACGGGCCGTTTCGGCTGA
- the pstA gene encoding phosphate ABC transporter permease PstA: MASQQPTKSAPASVLTMANPIYRTRRVINAIMLALSLTTLLFGLFWLFWIIATLIIKGGAAMSLTLFTEITPPPGQAGGLLNAILGSVVMAGVGTIIGTPIGILAGTYLAEYGQRGWLAPATRFLNDVLLSAPSIVIGLFIYAVYVYQVGHYSGWAGAIALSILVIPVVVRTTDNMLLLVPNSLREACAALGCPKYRMILLVCYRAARSGMITGVLLAVARISGETAPLLFTALSNQFMSFNMNGPMANLPVVIYQYAASPFKDWNTLAWAGAALITLLVLGINILARSLFRKQ; the protein is encoded by the coding sequence ATGGCCTCGCAACAACCCACCAAGTCGGCGCCGGCCTCGGTGCTGACGATGGCTAACCCCATCTACCGCACTCGCCGCGTCATCAACGCGATCATGCTGGCGCTGTCGTTGACCACGCTGCTGTTCGGCCTGTTCTGGCTGTTCTGGATCATCGCGACCCTGATCATCAAGGGCGGCGCGGCGATGTCGCTGACGCTGTTCACCGAGATCACGCCTCCCCCGGGCCAGGCCGGCGGCCTGCTCAACGCCATCCTGGGCAGCGTCGTGATGGCCGGCGTCGGCACGATCATCGGCACGCCCATCGGCATCCTGGCCGGCACCTATCTGGCCGAGTACGGCCAGCGCGGCTGGCTGGCGCCCGCCACGCGCTTCCTGAACGACGTGCTGCTGTCGGCGCCCTCGATCGTCATCGGCCTTTTCATCTATGCCGTGTATGTGTATCAGGTCGGCCACTACTCGGGCTGGGCCGGCGCCATCGCGCTGTCCATCCTGGTGATCCCGGTCGTGGTGCGCACCACCGACAACATGCTGCTGCTGGTCCCCAACAGCCTGCGTGAAGCCTGCGCCGCGCTGGGCTGCCCCAAGTACCGCATGATCCTGCTGGTCTGTTACCGCGCCGCGCGCTCGGGCATGATCACCGGCGTCCTGCTGGCGGTGGCGCGTATTTCCGGTGAAACCGCGCCGTTGCTGTTCACGGCCCTGTCGAACCAGTTCATGTCCTTCAACATGAACGGCCCCATGGCCAACCTGCCGGTCGTCATCTACCAATACGCCGCCAGCCCCTTCAAGGACTGGAACACGCTGGCTTGGGCTGGCGCCGCTTTGATCACCCTGCTGGTGCTTGGTATCAACATCCTTGCACGCAGCCTGTTCCGCAAGCAGTAA
- the pstC gene encoding phosphate ABC transporter permease subunit PstC, which yields MPPAPKNSNSMMDALFKNLTRTFAFFVFSLLAAIMASLVWGSKETLAEYGIAFLWTNEWDPVNNVYGAMVPIVGTLMTSLIALTIAVPVSFGIAMFLTELSPTWLRRPLGTAIEMLAAIPSIIYGMWGLFVFVPVFQKYIQPGMISTLGSLPLIGGFFSGPPFGIGIFTAGLILSIMIIPFIAAVMRDVFELVPALLKESAYGLGSSTWEVMWKVVLPFTKSGVIGGIMLGLGRALGETMAVTFVIGNAFRLPDSIFAPANSIASALANEFNEAGGMQKSALIELGLILFLITTVVLALSKVLLLRLSKTEGTKS from the coding sequence ATGCCCCCCGCCCCCAAGAACAGCAATTCGATGATGGATGCGCTGTTCAAGAACCTGACGCGCACGTTCGCATTCTTCGTGTTCAGCCTGCTGGCTGCGATCATGGCGTCGCTGGTCTGGGGCAGCAAGGAAACGCTGGCCGAATACGGCATCGCGTTCCTGTGGACCAACGAGTGGGATCCCGTCAACAACGTCTATGGCGCCATGGTGCCCATCGTCGGCACCCTGATGACCTCGCTCATCGCGCTGACCATCGCCGTGCCGGTCTCCTTCGGGATCGCGATGTTCCTGACCGAACTGTCGCCCACCTGGCTGCGTCGCCCCCTGGGCACGGCCATCGAGATGCTGGCGGCCATCCCCTCCATCATCTACGGGATGTGGGGTCTGTTCGTGTTCGTGCCGGTCTTCCAGAAGTACATCCAGCCGGGCATGATCTCCACGCTCGGCAGCCTGCCGCTGATCGGCGGCTTCTTCTCCGGCCCGCCCTTCGGCATCGGTATCTTCACCGCCGGCCTGATCCTGTCGATCATGATCATCCCGTTCATCGCCGCGGTGATGCGCGACGTGTTCGAGCTGGTGCCTGCGCTGCTGAAGGAATCGGCCTACGGCCTGGGCAGCAGCACCTGGGAAGTGATGTGGAAGGTCGTGCTGCCTTTCACCAAGTCTGGCGTCATCGGCGGCATCATGCTGGGCCTGGGCCGCGCACTGGGCGAGACCATGGCGGTGACCTTCGTGATCGGCAACGCCTTCCGCCTGCCCGACTCGATCTTCGCCCCGGCCAACTCGATCGCCTCGGCGCTGGCCAACGAGTTCAACGAAGCCGGCGGCATGCAGAAGTCCGCGCTCATCGAGCTGGGCCTGATTCTCTTCCTGATCACCACCGTGGTGCTGGCTCTGTCGAAGGTCCTGCTGCTGCGCCTGTCCAAAACTGAAGGGACCAAATCGTAA
- the ppk1 gene encoding polyphosphate kinase 1: MSVRPAVEPLLLNRELSLLKFNERVLAMAEHPDTPLLERLRYVCIVSSNLDEFFEIRISSLKEQLRVAPAQVGDDGLSPAEAFEDVQQAVHELVTRQYGMLNEEILPRLRTKGIALHSATDWDDAQQAWALACFHREVMPLLTPIGLDPAHPFPRVYNKSLNFIVPLSGIDAFGRKASIAIVQAPRALPRLLKMPEAISGYRHGYVLLTALIRAFVGELFPGLEVQGCYQWRVTRNSDLFVDEEEVTNLRHALQGELTQRNFGAAVRLEIDRSTPPALEAFLQREFQLSGADTYRCNGPVNLSRLMQLCSVDDCADLLFPGHQASVPEPFAQVGNKPAELFAAIAASDRLLHHPYQSFQPVIDFLTAAAVDPDVVAIKQTIYRTGEDSELMRLLMAAARAGKEVTVVVELMARFDEQTNINWAARLEEVGAHVVYGVVGHKTHAKMALVLRREKGRIRRYGHLGTGNYHPRTARLYTDFGLLTADPRLCEDMDKVFSQLTGLGARRALKSLLQSPFTLHDGVVSMIRAEAKAARAGKKARIMAKMNSLLEPIVIQELYKASQDGVKIDLIIRGVCALRSGVPGLSENIKVRSIVGRFLEHSRVFYFFDEGKESVYLSSADWMDRNFFRRVELAFPIYDKALKKRVIHEAFLVALRDNQLAWQQRPDGSYAPVRSRAQPVNLHRVLDDALRRTG, from the coding sequence ATGTCTGTGCGACCCGCAGTAGAACCCCTCTTGCTGAATCGCGAATTGTCCCTGCTCAAGTTCAACGAGCGCGTACTGGCCATGGCGGAGCACCCCGATACCCCGCTGCTCGAACGCCTGCGCTACGTGTGTATCGTGAGCTCGAACCTCGACGAATTCTTTGAAATCCGCATCTCCAGCCTCAAGGAGCAGTTGCGCGTCGCACCCGCCCAGGTGGGGGATGATGGCCTGTCCCCCGCCGAGGCCTTCGAGGACGTGCAGCAGGCCGTGCACGAACTGGTCACCCGCCAGTACGGCATGCTGAACGAGGAAATCCTGCCGCGCCTGCGCACCAAGGGCATCGCGCTGCATTCGGCCACCGATTGGGACGACGCACAGCAGGCCTGGGCGCTGGCGTGCTTTCATCGCGAAGTGATGCCGCTGCTCACGCCCATCGGGCTCGATCCCGCGCATCCTTTCCCCCGCGTCTACAACAAGAGCCTGAACTTCATCGTGCCGCTGTCCGGCATCGATGCCTTCGGGCGCAAGGCCTCCATCGCCATCGTGCAGGCGCCACGCGCGCTGCCGCGCCTGCTCAAGATGCCCGAGGCCATCTCCGGCTACCGCCATGGCTATGTGCTGCTGACTGCGCTCATCCGCGCCTTCGTCGGCGAGCTGTTCCCCGGCCTGGAAGTGCAGGGCTGCTATCAGTGGCGCGTGACCCGCAACAGCGACCTGTTCGTCGACGAGGAAGAGGTCACGAACCTGCGCCACGCCCTGCAGGGCGAGCTGACGCAGCGAAACTTCGGCGCCGCCGTGCGCCTGGAAATCGACCGCAGCACGCCGCCCGCGCTGGAAGCCTTCCTGCAGCGCGAGTTCCAGCTGAGCGGCGCGGACACCTACCGCTGCAATGGTCCGGTCAACCTGTCCCGCCTGATGCAGCTTTGCAGCGTGGACGACTGCGCCGATCTGCTGTTCCCCGGGCACCAGGCCAGCGTGCCCGAGCCTTTTGCCCAGGTGGGCAACAAGCCGGCCGAGTTGTTCGCCGCCATCGCCGCCAGCGACCGCCTGCTGCACCACCCCTACCAATCCTTCCAGCCCGTCATCGACTTCCTGACGGCCGCCGCCGTGGATCCGGACGTGGTCGCCATCAAGCAGACCATCTATCGCACGGGTGAGGACTCCGAGCTGATGCGCCTGCTCATGGCCGCCGCGCGTGCAGGCAAGGAGGTGACGGTCGTCGTGGAGCTGATGGCGCGCTTCGACGAACAGACCAACATCAACTGGGCAGCCCGGCTGGAAGAAGTGGGCGCGCACGTGGTCTATGGCGTCGTCGGCCACAAGACCCACGCCAAGATGGCGCTGGTGCTGCGCCGCGAGAAAGGCCGCATCCGCCGCTATGGCCACCTGGGCACCGGCAACTACCACCCCCGCACCGCGCGCCTCTACACCGATTTCGGCCTGCTGACCGCCGATCCGCGCCTGTGCGAGGACATGGACAAGGTCTTCTCGCAGCTGACCGGCCTGGGGGCGCGCCGTGCGCTGAAGTCGCTGCTGCAGTCGCCGTTCACGCTGCACGACGGCGTCGTCAGCATGATCCGCGCCGAGGCGAAGGCCGCGCGCGCCGGCAAGAAGGCCCGCATCATGGCCAAGATGAACTCGCTGCTCGAGCCCATCGTGATCCAGGAGCTGTACAAGGCCAGCCAGGACGGGGTGAAGATCGACCTGATCATCCGCGGCGTGTGCGCCCTGCGGTCAGGCGTGCCCGGCCTGTCCGAGAACATCAAGGTGCGCTCCATCGTGGGCCGCTTCCTCGAGCACTCGCGGGTCTTCTATTTCTTCGACGAGGGCAAGGAGTCGGTGTACCTGTCCTCGGCCGACTGGATGGACCGCAACTTCTTCCGCCGGGTCGAGCTGGCATTCCCGATCTATGACAAGGCGCTGAAGAAGCGCGTGATCCACGAGGCCTTCCTGGTGGCGTTGCGCGACAACCAGCTGGCCTGGCAGCAACGTCCCGACGGCAGCTATGCCCCGGTGCGCAGCCGCGCACAGCCCGTCAACCTGCATCGGGTGCTGGATGACGCGCTGCGCCGGACCGGATAA
- the ppx gene encoding exopolyphosphatase, whose translation MEHLLAAVDLGSNSFRLSIGRVVQQEAGIAQIYQIDRLKETVRLAAGLDASKRLSDDAIARAIAVLERFGERLRSFHPNRVRAVATNTFRVARNTPEFLPRASEALGFPIEVIAGREEARLIFSGVAHSLPPSTTKRLVVDIGGGSTEVIIGKGFEPVLMSSLYMGCVSYSRQFFPDGEVDAHSMRQAELAARREIEVIAKEYGKTGWKEAFGSSGTAKALYAILTECGFSSNGITREGLNKLKDHIIRAGRVVPAQLPGIKVERADVLPGGLAIMSAIFDELGIKQMNTGDGALRLGVLYDLLGRDDQHDKRDESVRQFIKRYHVDVRQANRVRRTALELFDPLLPDGAAKTELKQALGWAADLHEVGLSIAHNGYHRHSAYVLENADMPGFSKADQALLALLALGHQGKLAKVEPLVANREQWLAILCLRLASLLLRRREDIEELPVTISVRNDSIVLRVSREWRKNHPLTDFTLVNEESEWRKIGFAFELLEF comes from the coding sequence ATGGAACACCTCCTGGCTGCAGTAGACCTTGGCTCCAACAGTTTTCGACTGTCCATCGGACGTGTCGTCCAACAGGAGGCAGGCATCGCGCAGATCTACCAGATCGACAGGTTGAAGGAGACTGTCCGCCTGGCCGCCGGCCTGGACGCCTCCAAGCGCCTGTCCGATGACGCCATCGCGCGCGCCATCGCCGTGCTCGAACGCTTTGGCGAACGGCTGCGCAGCTTCCACCCCAACCGCGTGCGCGCGGTCGCCACCAACACCTTCCGCGTCGCCCGCAACACCCCCGAATTCCTGCCGCGCGCTTCCGAGGCCCTGGGCTTTCCCATCGAGGTGATCGCCGGCCGCGAGGAAGCGCGCCTGATCTTCTCCGGCGTGGCGCACAGCCTGCCCCCCTCCACCACCAAGCGCCTGGTCGTGGATATCGGCGGCGGCTCCACCGAAGTCATCATCGGCAAGGGCTTCGAGCCCGTGCTGATGTCTTCGCTGTACATGGGTTGCGTCAGCTACAGCCGCCAGTTCTTCCCCGACGGCGAGGTCGACGCGCACAGCATGCGCCAGGCCGAACTGGCCGCGCGCCGCGAGATCGAAGTCATCGCCAAGGAATACGGCAAGACGGGCTGGAAGGAAGCCTTCGGCTCCTCCGGCACTGCAAAGGCGCTGTATGCCATCCTGACCGAATGCGGTTTCTCGTCCAACGGCATCACGCGCGAGGGCCTGAACAAGCTCAAGGACCACATCATCCGCGCCGGCCGCGTGGTGCCCGCCCAACTGCCCGGCATCAAGGTCGAGCGCGCCGACGTCCTGCCCGGCGGCCTGGCCATCATGAGCGCCATCTTCGACGAGCTGGGCATCAAGCAGATGAACACCGGCGACGGCGCCCTGCGCCTGGGCGTGCTCTATGACCTGCTCGGCCGCGACGACCAGCACGACAAGCGCGACGAATCGGTGCGGCAGTTCATCAAGCGCTATCACGTGGACGTCCGCCAGGCGAATCGCGTGCGCCGCACCGCGCTGGAGCTGTTCGACCCCCTGCTGCCCGACGGCGCCGCGAAGACGGAATTGAAGCAGGCCCTGGGCTGGGCCGCCGACCTGCACGAAGTCGGCCTGTCCATCGCCCACAACGGCTACCACCGGCACTCGGCCTATGTACTCGAGAACGCCGACATGCCCGGCTTCTCGAAAGCCGACCAGGCCCTGCTCGCCCTGCTGGCGCTGGGCCATCAAGGCAAGCTGGCGAAGGTCGAACCCCTGGTGGCGAATCGCGAGCAGTGGCTGGCGATTCTCTGCCTGCGGCTGGCGTCGCTATTGCTGCGACGCCGCGAGGACATCGAGGAACTGCCGGTGACGATCTCGGTGCGCAACGACTCGATCGTGCTGCGCGTATCCCGGGAATGGCGCAAGAATCACCCGTTGACCGACTTTACGTTGGTCAACGAGGAATCAGAATGGCGCAAGATAGGGTTTGCGTTCGAGTTGCTTGAGTTCTAA
- a CDS encoding GNAT family N-acetyltransferase translates to MLELARSPAENNATTDWRQPAVGGLTVGLARTAEELRQIQRLRYKVFTGELGAVFDDSGSGLDQDRYDQWCEHLMVREEATQRIVGTYRVLTPEKARLAGSYYSESEFDLSGLGAMRSELVEFGRSCTHHDYRNGSVIMLLWSGLAEVLRRGGYRYVLGCASVSLRDDGVTAAEVWRMVAPQLRDPSRHLVRPLHRYPVEKLDSTLPARVPPLIKGYLKLGATVCGEPAWDPDFNTADFPMLLSVDAMDERYRKHFGLEAPQEMLPVQG, encoded by the coding sequence ATGCTCGAATTAGCTCGTAGCCCTGCTGAAAACAATGCCACCACTGATTGGAGGCAGCCTGCCGTGGGCGGTCTGACCGTCGGCCTGGCGCGCACGGCCGAGGAACTGCGCCAAATCCAGCGTCTGCGCTACAAGGTTTTCACCGGCGAACTCGGCGCGGTCTTCGATGATTCGGGCTCGGGCCTGGATCAGGACCGCTACGACCAATGGTGCGAGCACCTGATGGTCCGCGAGGAAGCCACGCAACGCATCGTCGGCACCTATCGCGTGCTGACGCCCGAAAAAGCCCGCCTCGCGGGCAGCTACTATTCCGAATCCGAGTTCGATCTCAGCGGCCTGGGCGCCATGCGCAGCGAGCTGGTCGAGTTCGGCCGTTCCTGCACGCACCACGACTACCGCAACGGCTCGGTCATCATGCTGCTGTGGTCCGGCCTGGCGGAAGTCCTGCGCCGTGGCGGCTACCGCTACGTGTTGGGCTGCGCCAGCGTCAGCCTGCGCGATGACGGCGTGACCGCGGCCGAAGTCTGGCGCATGGTGGCGCCGCAACTGCGTGACCCTTCCCGGCACCTGGTCCGCCCACTGCACCGCTATCCGGTGGAAAAGCTGGACAGCACGCTGCCGGCGCGCGTGCCGCCGCTCATCAAGGGTTATCTGAAGCTGGGCGCCACGGTGTGCGGCGAGCCGGCCTGGGATCCTGATTTCAACACTGCTGACTTCCCGATGCTGTTGTCGGTGGACGCCATGGATGAGCGTTACCGCAAGCACTTCGGGCTGGAAGCCCCCCAGGAAATGCTGCCGGTCCAGGGGTAA